The Streptomyces lienomycini sequence CTTCCCGATGCACGGCGTAGTCGGTTCCCCCTGCTGACCGACACCACCGTCTCGAGGGACCCCGGCCGAGCGGCGGCCGGGGTTCCTGGTCGAGAGCCCATCCGCCGGGGGCTTCATCTGTCTGTCATTCCAACCGACTTGTCCAGTCGTCAGGTTGGAGCGGGTCCACTGATTACCCCCGAACGGTGGGTTTACCGACAAGATCCCCACTGGGGCGGGGCGGAATGACGGCGACATATGCAAGCCTCCTGCTGAGGCCCTTCCCGATCCCCAGTGAGTCAGTGAGCGGCGTCAGATGTGGTCAATCGCAAGGCGGAGGGCGGCCCTCGCACGCGACGTACGCGGACGGTCCGACAACGCGGTGAGGGGCCGTAGTTGGCGCTTGCCCAGGTCTCCGGCTCGGACTCGAACGCTGAGCCGGTTCTCTTTTGCCGGTGGGTGTCAGTGGCGGGCCTTCGAGAGTCATGCAATCACCATCCGTTCTGGCGGCTGGTGGGAATCGTCACCGGGGTGAGGCCACCCCAGACGCGACAAGGGGTATCCATGACGTCTTACGACGATACAGACCCACTGATCTTCCCTGCCGGTGCCGCGACGCAGACCAGCGCCGCAGAGGCCGCGAACGGCGAGTGGGATGCCGTTGTCGTCGGTGGCGGCATGGCGGGTTCCATCGTCGCCGAGCAGCTGAGCCAGGCGGGCCACAGGGTGTTGATCCTCGAAGCCGGCCCCGGCAAGGACCTGGACCTCGCGGAGTACGAGTCGTACCTGTCGCGGTTCTACGGCGCAGTCGTCAAGGACAACCAGTCTCCGTACCCGTTCAACCCGAACGCCCGGATGCCCAGGAGCACCGACATCATGCCGGTGCGTCCGGGCACACCCCCGGACCACTTCTACCTCGTGCAAGAGGACGAGTACTGCACGGACACCACCTTCACCCGGGTCCTCGGCGGCACCTCCCTGCACTGGGAGGGCAAAGCGCTGCGCATGCTTCCCGAGGACTTCGACCTGCGAACCAAGTACGGCCAGGGCCTGAACTGGCCGCTCGGCTATGACGACCTGGAACCCTACTACCGGCAGGCTGAGGCCGAACTGGGCGTAGCCGCCGAAGTCGAGGACCAGGCATACCTGGGAATGCACTTTCCGAAGGGATACGTGTTCCCGATGCACCGCATGCCGCCGTCCTATCTCGACCAGACGGTCGCCCGGGGCGTGGACGGCATGCGGGTCAACCTGGCGGACGACGAATACACCCTCCAGGTGCGGAGCTTTCCGCAGGCCCGTAACGGCGTGCCGAACGCCGCGTACGACGGCGGCAAGGGCTTCGTCCCGGTCGGCGCGGTGAGCACGAACCAGGTGGAAGAGGGCGAGCGCTGTCAGGGCAACACCAACTGCGTTCCGATCTGCCCCGTGCAGGCCAAATACCACGCGGGAAAGACGCTGGCCAAGGCGCTCCGCAAGGGCAACGTCAAGATCGTGACGCAGGCAGTCGCCTCCAAGGTCGAGATCGACGAGCATGACCAACGGGTGACCGGGATCACCGTCAAGAGCTACGCGGCGCTCGACTCCGCGAGGTACGAGGAGTACACGGTGAAGGGCACCGTGTACATCCTCTGCGCGCACGCCATCGAGAACGCCCGGCTCATGCTGGCCTCCGACATGCAGCGCATGAGCCGCAGCAAGCTGATCGGCCGCAACCTGATGGACCACGCGTATCTGCTGTCCTGGGGCCTGCTGCCCAAGCCGGCCGGCACGATGCGAGGCACATCCTGCACGAGCGGGATCACCGACCTGCGCGGCGGGCGATTCCGCGGAACCCAGGCCGGATTCGGCGTGGACATCCACAACGACGGCTGGGGGTGGGCGACCGGCTCGCCGTACACGGATCTGGTCGAGCTCGTGGACGAGCGGGGCCTGCGCGGGCCGGAGTTGCGCAGGACACTCGGGAACCAGATCTCCCGGCAGCTTCTGCTCGCCTTCATGATCGACCTGCTGCCCGACAGCAGCAACAGCGTCACCGTGGACGACCGGTACAAGGACGCCCTCGGCAACATGAAGCCGGTCGTGTCGCTCAAGATCCCGCCGTACACCATGCGGGGCGCCGCGTTCGCCCGCAAGCTCGCGACCGAGATCTTCGAGAAGCTCGGCGCCGAGGACAGGACCGCGTACGACAAGGACCGCTACAGCGCCGTCGAGCACGACGGCCAGTGGTACAACATCGTGGGCGGCAACCACCTGGCGGGCACGCACATCATGGGGACCGACCCGGCGAACTCCGTGGTCGACCACACCCAGCACTCGTGGGACCACGAGAACCTCTACCTGGTCGGGCCCGGCAGCCTGCCCTCGATCGGGACATCCAACATCAGCCTGACCATGGCGGCGCTCGCCTTCCGCAGTGCGGCCCACATCGCCAGGCACCTGCGTGCCGCGAAGGCGCCGGTCGTCGTCGGCAGGTAGACGGCTCACAGACCGGCGGGGGTTGAACGCGACCCCGCCCATCGCCCATCGCCCGCCACCCGTGATTGGGGGAACATGTCCGTTCCGGAATCAGAGTCTGCTCAGGGCTCCACCATCCAGACCATCGACGAGCTGCGCGAATACCTCTACAAGGGGCTCCAGCTGGAGCATGCGACGCTCCCGCCCTACCTGACCGCGCTCTACTCGCTGCATCCGGGAAAGAACTCGGACGCCTGGCATGTCATCAGGGTCGTGGCAGTCGAGGAGATGCTGCACCTCACCCTGGTCGCGAACGTCCTGAACGCCGTGGGCGGAACGCCGGACCTCACCAAGCCGGGTTTCGTGCCGAATTATCCGACGCGCCTGCCGTGCGGCCCCGATTACTTCGAGGTGCATCTCCGGCCGTTCTCGCCCGAGGCTCTCGACACGTTCCTGAAGATCGAGAAGCCCGCGCAGGCGGGCTCCGAGGAAGACAGGTTCGTACCGGTGGACTGGGCGGCCCTTGGCCTGGCGTCCGACGGCGCGACGCCGCCACCGGAGAAACTGGCGGAACTCGAGGAGTCCGGGACAGTCCTCGGCCTCGTCCCCGGAGAACCCACCCAGCGTTTCCTGAGCATCGGTGAGTTCTACGAAGAGATCATGCGGGGCATCAACCAGCTGGAGGACCAGGCCCGTAAGGCAGGGACGACGATTTTCACCGGCGATCCCGCTCGCCAGGTGACTCCCGAGTACTTCTACTCCGGTGGCGGCGATGTCATCAAGGTGACCGGCCGCGACACCGCGGTCGCCGCGCTCACCCTCGTCGCGGAGCAGGGCGAAGGGCTGTATGGCGGCATTTTCGACAGCCAGGACGAACTCGCGCACTACTACAGGTTCCAGCAGCTGGAAATGGAGAGGTACTACCAGAAGGGCGATCATCCGGGCGAGCCTTCCGGCCCGGATCTGAACGTCGACTGGGACGCCGTCTATCCGGTGAAGCCGGACATCAAGCTGGCAGACCTCGTGGCGGACCCGGAAATCCTGGCGGCGGCCGATGAATTCAACCAGTTCTACGCCACGTTCCTGACCAGTATCAATCTGGCCTACAACGGTCAGCCCGACCTTCTGCTCAAGGCGGTCTGGGAGATGTTCCGCATGCGCGACAGCATGAACCGACTCGTCCGCAACCCGCTCACGGGGCATCCAGGGGCGAACGCCGGCCCGACATTCGAGCTCTAAGACCGTCGAAGGAGGCGGGATCGTGACGCAAGGGACGAACGCAGAAGAGAAGCTGCGTGATTTCGTGAAGTTCTCGGCCACTGTGACCGGGTTCAGCGAGTTCGACCTGTGGGGAACCGGTCAGGCGGAGGCGTACTACAGGACGGCCGTGGAGCAGGAAGGGCCGGATGCGATCCAGCAGGCGATGGCTTCCGATCCCTCCGGTGTTCCCGCCGACCCGGTGGTGAAGAGCATCATCAAGCTCTGGTACGTCGGCGTCTGGTACGGCCCGGAACTGGCGGGACGGGTGGATGTGGCGGCGTGGACGGCGCCCGGGCGGAGCGGGGCGAAGCCCGCCGTCCCGGATGACAGCCAGCCCGAGGGAAGCCAGTTCGTCGTCTCCCCCGACGCCTACACCGAGGGGCTGCTGTGGCGGGCGATCGGTGCCCACCCGGCCGGCGCGAAGGCGCCGGGTTACGGGTCGTGGGCCAACCCGCCCGTGTTCGAGGACGGCCAGGAGGGGGAAGTGCGATGACCGGCACTGCCCCCACCGGCACCCGCCGGCCCCGCTAGTCCCGGGAGTTGCCGAACAGCAGGCGGTAGCCGATCAGGAGGACGAGGGCGCCCACGATGGCGGAGCCCCAGGTCGCCGCGTCGAAGAACTCCCGCTGGACCGGTCGGTCCAGGAACTCGGAGGACAGCCAGCCGCCCAGGAAGGCGCCGGCTATGCCGATCACCGTCGTGCCGACGCAACCGCCCGGGTCCCGGCCGGGCAGGAGCAACTTGGCGATGCCTCCGGCGATGAGTCCCAGTAGCAGCCAGGCGATGATGCTCATCTCTCCGGCGCTCCTTTCCACTGCTCTTCTCGTGACGGTACGGACCCGGACAGCCTATCTTCTACAGTTGTGTAGAGGATGTGGTTCCCGGCTGGGCGTCTATACGATGTCCGCCCGGGAAGGTGCGGCGGGCGGAAGGGAGACAGGACGTGGCGGACGGCCGACGTCCCCGGCGGCGGGGGCAGGGTGAACTGGAGGCGCTGGTGCTGTCGGCGCTGCGGGAGACCGGTGCTCCGGCGACGGCCGGCCGGGTGCACGAGCGGCTCGGCGAGGA is a genomic window containing:
- a CDS encoding GlsB/YeaQ/YmgE family stress response membrane protein, with the protein product MSIIAWLLLGLIAGGIAKLLLPGRDPGGCVGTTVIGIAGAFLGGWLSSEFLDRPVQREFFDAATWGSAIVGALVLLIGYRLLFGNSRD
- a CDS encoding ferritin-like domain-containing protein, producing the protein MSVPESESAQGSTIQTIDELREYLYKGLQLEHATLPPYLTALYSLHPGKNSDAWHVIRVVAVEEMLHLTLVANVLNAVGGTPDLTKPGFVPNYPTRLPCGPDYFEVHLRPFSPEALDTFLKIEKPAQAGSEEDRFVPVDWAALGLASDGATPPPEKLAELEESGTVLGLVPGEPTQRFLSIGEFYEEIMRGINQLEDQARKAGTTIFTGDPARQVTPEYFYSGGGDVIKVTGRDTAVAALTLVAEQGEGLYGGIFDSQDELAHYYRFQQLEMERYYQKGDHPGEPSGPDLNVDWDAVYPVKPDIKLADLVADPEILAAADEFNQFYATFLTSINLAYNGQPDLLLKAVWEMFRMRDSMNRLVRNPLTGHPGANAGPTFEL
- a CDS encoding GMC family oxidoreductase codes for the protein MTSYDDTDPLIFPAGAATQTSAAEAANGEWDAVVVGGGMAGSIVAEQLSQAGHRVLILEAGPGKDLDLAEYESYLSRFYGAVVKDNQSPYPFNPNARMPRSTDIMPVRPGTPPDHFYLVQEDEYCTDTTFTRVLGGTSLHWEGKALRMLPEDFDLRTKYGQGLNWPLGYDDLEPYYRQAEAELGVAAEVEDQAYLGMHFPKGYVFPMHRMPPSYLDQTVARGVDGMRVNLADDEYTLQVRSFPQARNGVPNAAYDGGKGFVPVGAVSTNQVEEGERCQGNTNCVPICPVQAKYHAGKTLAKALRKGNVKIVTQAVASKVEIDEHDQRVTGITVKSYAALDSARYEEYTVKGTVYILCAHAIENARLMLASDMQRMSRSKLIGRNLMDHAYLLSWGLLPKPAGTMRGTSCTSGITDLRGGRFRGTQAGFGVDIHNDGWGWATGSPYTDLVELVDERGLRGPELRRTLGNQISRQLLLAFMIDLLPDSSNSVTVDDRYKDALGNMKPVVSLKIPPYTMRGAAFARKLATEIFEKLGAEDRTAYDKDRYSAVEHDGQWYNIVGGNHLAGTHIMGTDPANSVVDHTQHSWDHENLYLVGPGSLPSIGTSNISLTMAALAFRSAAHIARHLRAAKAPVVVGR